The Oscillatoria sp. FACHB-1407 genome includes a window with the following:
- a CDS encoding sensor histidine kinase, whose translation MAWGIASPVQTLRTLIMFNRSRSNLATWFTLSMGSILVVFAGVLYLREARDRLHSFDQTLYNTSRIMAAGVENYVYEGRQRTDLENVPVLGSDTLPLSTDLAFAYWYTPDKRLLQFTGKVPPEQLDTPPGFQTRLVEDGQSSTPIRLRQLTLPVYQGERLIGYLQIAASLAAVEEPLQQLRLFLALGVPLALGAIAFTGWVLGGKAMQPIRQAYNQLQQFTADASHELRAPLAGIMSHAQVGLMEPIDPQEQHQRLTIISDVAQSMSLLVSQLLLLARHEGTLSPDMLKSVDLVPIVQLLLEEYRAQIQQKQQTLLFDLPDHPLLVRAEADLLRQAIANLLSNAHRYTPNQGTIELRVMPTHCWAILQVKDSGIGIDAKDLPHIFDRFYRADQVRSRHTGGFGLGLAIARQIVEAHGGDITVQSTPGKGSTFEIKLPLL comes from the coding sequence ATGGCATGGGGTATTGCCTCACCAGTCCAGACCCTACGAACACTCATCATGTTTAACCGCAGTCGCAGCAACTTAGCCACCTGGTTTACCCTTTCCATGGGAAGTATTCTGGTGGTGTTTGCCGGGGTATTGTATCTGCGGGAGGCACGCGATCGCCTACACAGCTTTGATCAAACGCTCTACAACACCAGCCGGATTATGGCAGCGGGGGTAGAAAATTATGTTTATGAAGGACGACAACGTACCGATTTAGAGAATGTTCCAGTTTTAGGGAGTGATACCTTACCCCTCAGTACAGATTTGGCGTTTGCGTATTGGTACACGCCAGACAAGCGACTGTTGCAATTTACTGGCAAGGTTCCACCGGAGCAATTAGATACCCCACCTGGGTTTCAAACGCGGCTGGTAGAAGATGGACAAAGCTCTACCCCTATTCGATTAAGACAGTTAACACTGCCGGTATATCAGGGTGAACGATTGATTGGCTATCTTCAGATTGCGGCATCTCTCGCAGCCGTCGAAGAGCCGTTGCAGCAGCTGCGATTATTTCTGGCACTTGGGGTACCCCTGGCACTGGGAGCGATCGCATTCACGGGTTGGGTCTTGGGGGGCAAAGCAATGCAACCCATTCGTCAAGCCTACAACCAGTTGCAACAGTTTACTGCTGATGCCTCCCATGAGTTGCGTGCACCGCTAGCTGGCATTATGAGCCATGCTCAAGTGGGATTAATGGAGCCAATTGATCCGCAAGAACAGCATCAGCGATTAACCATTATTTCTGACGTAGCGCAATCGATGAGTTTGCTGGTCAGTCAACTCCTGCTTCTGGCACGTCATGAGGGCACCCTATCACCTGATATGTTGAAAAGCGTTGATCTGGTGCCAATCGTTCAACTGTTACTCGAAGAGTACAGAGCACAAATTCAGCAGAAACAGCAAACCCTCTTATTCGATTTGCCAGACCATCCGCTACTCGTGCGAGCAGAAGCCGACTTGCTGCGACAGGCGATCGCCAACCTACTCAGCAACGCTCACCGCTACACTCCCAACCAGGGCACGATTGAATTGCGGGTAATGCCAACCCACTGTTGGGCAATCCTTCAAGTGAAGGATAGCGGAATCGGGATTGATGCCAAGGATTTACCTCACATCTTCGATCGCTTTTACCGAGCCGATCAGGTGCGATCGCGCCATACCGGAGGGTTTGGCTTAGGGCTGGCGATCGCCCGTCAGATCGTCGAGGCACATGGTGGAGACATTACAGTTCAAAGCACACCTGGCAAGGGTTCTACCTTTGAAATCAAATTACCACTTCTATAA